A genome region from Pan troglodytes isolate AG18354 chromosome 3, NHGRI_mPanTro3-v2.0_pri, whole genome shotgun sequence includes the following:
- the PGRMC2 gene encoding membrane-associated progesterone receptor component 2 isoform X2, translating to MGGAARGVGEGRGRGGGGRRWRAVMAAGDGDVKLGTLGSGSESSNDGGSESPGGAGAAAEGGGWAAAALALLTGGGEMLLNVALVALMLLGAYRLWVRWGRRGLGAGAGAGEESPAASLPRMKKRDFSLEQLRQYDGSRNPRILLAVNGKVFDVTKGSKFYGPGEELEGEGKDPLQLKHDPLRTGRPLGTGGSIWNICW from the coding sequence ATGGGCGGGGCCGCCcgtggggttggggagggcagggggcggggaggaggaggaaggcgcTGGCGGGCAGTGATGGCGGCTGGTGATGGGGACGTGAAGCTAGGCACCCTGGGGAGTGGCAGCGAGAGCAGCAACGACGGCGGCAGCGAGAGTCCAGGCGGCGCGGGAGCGGCAGCGGAAGGGGGAGGCTGGGCGGCGGCGGCGTTGGCGCTTCTGACGGGGGGCGGGGAAATGCTGCTGAACGTGGCGCTGGTGGCTCTGATGCTGCTGGGGGCCTACCGGCTGTGGGTGCGCTGGGGGCGGCGGGGTctgggggccggggccggggcgggcGAGGAGAGCCCCGCCGCCTCTCTGCCTCGCATGAAGAAGCGGGACTTCAGCTTGGAGCAGCTGCGCCAGTACGACGGCTCCCGCAACCCGCGCATCCTGCTCGCGGTCAATGGGAAAGTCTTCGACGTGACCAAAGGCAGCAAGTTCTACGGCCCGGGTGAGGAgttggaaggggaggggaaggaccCCCTGCAGCTGAAGCACGACCCCCTTCGGACGGGGAGGCCTCTGGGCACCGG